The Trinickia caryophylli genomic sequence AAAGCCGTATTCCGGCTCTCGCGCGCAGTGCTCCGGCCGATGATGAAGGCGCGGGGCGGGCGCATCATCAACATCACGTCGGTGGTCGGCTCGGCGGGTAATCCGGGCCAGGTCAATTACGCGGCCGCGAAGGCCGGTGTGGCGGGCATGACACGTGCGCTTGCGCGCGAAATCGGCAGCCGCGGCATCACGGTCAATTGCGTTGCGCCGGGTTTCATCGACACCGATATGACGAAAGTGCTGCCCGAGGAGCAACAGACGGCGCTGAAGACGCAGATCCCGCTCGGGCGCCTTGGCAGCCCGGAGGACATCGCGCACGCGGTGGCCTTCCTGGCATCGCCGTTCGCCGGCTACGTCACGGGCACGACGCTGCACGTGAATGGCGGCATGTTCATGTCGTAACCGAATTCATGTACTATCCGCGCCTTGGTGCATTTTCTCCGGAAAAATGCCGCCCTGGCGCGTGCCTTACGGCCGGTCTCGCGCGCGCGTTTTCGGGAAGGCAAACCTGATAAAATGCGCGCACTTGCATTTTTGAACTTTTTTCCCTCGGAGGGGTAATGGACAACATCGAACAGCGCGTCAAGAAGATCGTCGCGGAACAACTGGGCGTCGCGGAAGCGGAAATCAAAAACGAAGCCTCGTTCGTGAACGACCTTGGCGCCGACTCGCTCGACACGGTCGAACTGGTCATGGCCCTCGAAGACGAGTTCGGCATGGAAATTCCCGACGAAGAAGCCGAGAAGATCACGACCGTTCAGCAAGCGATCGACTACGCTCGCGCGAACGTCAAGGCCTGAGGCCGGTCGTCTATTTCTGCTTTTCGCGCTGGCCGCGTTCGACGCGTGAGTCACATCCGGTGAGTCACATCCGATGTCGACGCTGGTGCCGAATTCATAGCCACAGGGCTCACAGGGCAGGTCCCTGTGGCCACTGTGGCTTTTGTTTTTGTCATTCTATGGAAAAGGGGTTACCGTGAGCCGCCGTCGTGTTGTTGTTACAGGCCTTGGGCTGGTGTCGCCTGTTGGCAATAATGTTGCCGATGGGTGGGCCAATCTGGTCGCCGGCAAGTCCGGCATCGCGAACATCACCAAGTTCGACGCTACGAACTACTCGACCCGCTTTGCCGGCGAGGTGAAGGGTTTCAACGTCGAGGAGTACATGCCGGCGAAGGAAGCCCGCCACATGGATACATTTATCCATTACGGCATGGCGGCCGGGATTCAGGCGATGCAAGACAGCGGCCTCGAGGTCACCGAGGCGAATGCCGAGCGCATTGGCGTTCTGGTCGGTTCGGGCATCGGCGGGTTGCCGATGATCGAAATCACCCAGACGGAGCTGCTCAACCGCGGCCCCCGCCGCATTTCGCCGTTCTTCGTGCCGGCTTCGATCATCAACATGATCTCGGGGCACTTGTCGATGAGGTTTGGCCTGAAGGGGCCTAATCTCGCGATCGTCACGGCCTGTACGACGGGTCTGCACTGTATTGGCGATGCTTCGCGCCTCATCGAGTACGGCGACGCCGACGTGATGGTGGCGGGCGGTGCAGAGGCCACGGTGTCACCGCTTGGCATCGGCGGCTTCGCGGCGGCGCGTGCGCTCTCGCAGCGCAACGACGATCCGGCCACGGCGAGTCGCCCCTGGGACAAGGACCGCGATGGCTTCGTCCTCGGCGAGGGCGCCGGCGTGATGGTGCTCGAGGAGTACGAGCATGCGAAGGCCCGCGGGGCGAAGATTTATGCCGAGATTGCCGGGTACGGCATGAGCGCCGATGCGTATCACATGACCGCGCCGCTCGAAGATGGCGACGGTGCGCGCCGCTGCATGCAGGCCGCGTTGCGCAACGCGCGTGTCAACGCCGACGAGGTGAACTACGTCAACGCGCATGGCACCTCGACGCCGCTCGGCGATCTGGCCGAAACCATCGGCATCAAGCGCGCGCTTGGCGATCAGGCCAAGCGGACCGTCGTCAATTCGACGAAGTCGATGACGGGCCACCTGTTGGGCGGTTCGGGCGGCCTCGAGGCGGTGTTTACGGTGCTCGCCGTGCACAATCAGGTGTCGCCGCCGACGATCAACATCTTCAATCAAGACCCCGAGTGCGATCTCGATTACTGCGCGAACACGGCGCGGGAACTGAAGATCGACGTGGCGCTCAAGAACTCGTTCGGGTTCGGCGGCACCAACGGCACACTCGTGTTCAAGCGCGTCTGATCACGCGCGCCGTCGCCGCTTGAACGACGAGTCCGGCTGCTTTTCATCGGCGCGAGCGACGCAGCCGCTCGCGCTGCGCCGCTCGCCGTTTCTTGCCGCGGCGACGTTCTCATTTGCGCTGCTCGCCGGCGTTTGCGTTCATCTCGTCGCCGCCCCGCGCGGCGCTTCGCTGGCAGGTGCGGCGACGCTTGCCGCGCTCTGGCTCGCGGCGCGGGCTCACGCGCGCCGGCAGCCCGCGGCGCTCGTCTTCGAGCCGGGCGGCATTGCCGCGCACGACCTCGAGGGCAGGGCGGTCGTGCATGGCGCGATTGCGGGCTGCATGCATTGGGCTGGCCGTCTGCTCGTTATCTCGGTGAGGCCGCACGGCGGCGGCCGGGCCGTGCGGATCGTGGTGGCGAGCGATGCGCTCGGCGCCGAGGCGTTTCGCGAGTGCGCGGTCCGGGTGCGCCAGGCTGCTCATTCGTTTCTGTAACGTCGGTAACGGCCGTTACAGATGCCGCATGAGGCGCAGACGGGGACGGTACAATAGCGCTCCACGCCACGCCCTATACAAGCCAACACGGACGACTCATCAGTGAGCGAAAAAGAAATTGACCAGGTACTCGTCGAACGCGTGCAAAAAGGCGACAAAGCCGCGTTCGAACTCCTGGTTGCGAAATATCATCGCAAGATCATTCGGCTGATTTCGCGCCTCGTGCGCGATCCGGCCGAGGTCGAGGATGTGGCTCAGGATGCGTTCATCAAGGCTTATCGCGCGTTGCCGCAGTTTCGCGGCGAATCGGCTTTTTATACCTGGCTGTACCGCATCGCCGTCAACACGGCGAAGAACTATCTTGCCACGCAAAGCCGGCGCGCCCCCACTTCCACCGAAGCGGACGCAGAGGAAGCTGAAACTTTCTCGGACGCGGATCAACTAAGGGATATCAATACGCCCGAGTCGGTGCTGATGAGCAAGCAGATCGCGCAGACGGTCAACGCGGCCATGGCCGTGTTGCCCGAGGAACTGCGCGTGGCGATCACGCTTCGCGAGATCGAAGGCCTCAGCTACGAGGAGATCGCGGAAATGATGGGCTGCCCGATCGGCACCGTGCGCTCGCGAATTTTTCGCGCGCGCGAGGCGATTGCGGCAAAATTGCGTCCGCTGCTCGATACGCCGGAGGGCAGGCGCTGGTAAGCGGTAGCCTGCGGCGTTGCAGGAAGCGCGGCGGGCTGTGCGGGGTAGTTACACGGGGTGTATGAAGATGGGGAGCGTCATGGGGTCGGTGTCCAAGCAATCGCAGGCGTGCTCGCGAGACGAGCGTCTATCCGCCTTGGTCGACGGTGAGTGGTTCGGCGAGTCGGAGCCCGCAGGCGATCTGCTCGCGGGCTTGAGCGGAGCGGATCGGGCGGCATGGTCCAGCTATCATTTGATCGGCGATGCCTTGCGCTCCGACGATCTGGCCGTTCATCCGGCCAAGAGCGACGCTTTTCTGCGCGGTTTTGCCGCGCGGCTGGAGGCCGAGCCGCACGTCCTCGCACCGGCCGCCTCGAAGGGCTCGCACCGTGGGTTTACGCTCTCCACGATCAAGCGGCGCGTCGTGCCGGGCCTCGCGGTCGCTGCCGCGGCCGCGACGCTGAGCTGGATCGTACTGCCCCAGCTGCAGCGCGCCGATGCGCCGCAGGCGCCGTTACAGACGGCTTCGGTCGCAATGCGGCCCGTCGCGTCGAGCGCGGCCGACACGAACATCATCCGCGACGCACGGCTTGACGACTATCTCGAAGCGCACCAGCAGTTCGCGCAACAACCGGTGTTGTCAGGCTCGGAGCCTTTCATCCGCGCTGCGGCGCTGAGCTCGCAGGGTCGATAAGCTGATGCCGACATCGCGGTTCGGGCGCCTCGCCGCTTTCGGGCGCTTGCCGGCGCTGCTGTGCGCAGCCATTTTGCTCCTGCCGTGTGCCGAGGCCGCGCGAGCGGCCAGCCAGCCCGCCGCCGCGTCGAGCGATCGGGGTGCGGCGTCGTGGCTCGGTCGCATTGCACATGCGGCGAGGCAGGAGAATTACGAAGGTGTCTTCGTCTACCAGCGCGGCACGTTCGTGCAGTCCTCGCGCATCGCTCACTATGCCACGCGAGGCGAGGGCGAATTCGAGTCCCTCGAAAGCCTCGACGGCAAGCCGCGCAAGCTGCTGCGCCATGACGACGACGTATACACGTTTCTGCCCGAGCGGCATTTATGCATCGTCGAGCGCCGGCAAAACAAGGACGCGTTTCCGGCCCTGCTGAGCGATGGCGACCAGCAGGTACTGACGGTCTACGACCCGAAGCTGCTGGGGACCGACCGCGTGGCCGGCATCGACGCGCAGGTGATCGAACTCGCGCCGAAGGATGCCTATCGTTTCACTTACAAGCTGTGGGCCGACGCCAAAACCGGGCTGCTTTTGCGCGAGCAGACGCTCGACGCGAGCGGTCAGGTGCTGGAGCAGGTGTCGTTCACGCAACTGCGCGTCGGGGTGCCGGCGGAAAAGGCGCGGATTGCCGCAGGCATCCGCAATACGTCGGGCTGGACGCTCGTGCGCCCGCCGGCCGAGCCCGTCGACATGGAAGCCCACGGCTGGACGATCGCGCCAGATGTGCCGGGTTTTCGTAAAATCCGCGAAGTGCGGCGGCCGATGGCCGCGCGCGATGCCGGCGCACCTGCGATTCCAGTCGATCAGGCCGTGTTTTCGGATGGTCTGACAACGGTCTCCGTCTTCATCGAGCCGGCCGAAAAGAACTCCCGCAAGGAAGGCGCGGGCGAGAGCGGCGCTACGCACGTGCTCGTCACGCGCCATGGTGATTACTGGATCACCTTGCTTGGCGAGGTTCCGCAAGGCACACTGCAGGTCTTCGCCTCTGCCATAAAATACAAGGCTCCCAAGTAACGCTTCGCTCGACCCCGTTTATGACGATTTCCTCGGTGCGCAAACTCTTCGCGGCCGCGGCGGTGCTTGCGTGCCTGCCGCTGATGCCGCATACGGCCATGGCCGTGCCGGCGGCAAGCCTGCCCGATTTCACCGATCTCGTCGACAAGGTCGGCCCAGCGGTGGTCAACATTCGCACGACCACCCGGGTTTCGAGCCTGCCCACGCAGCGGGCGATGCCGCCCGGCGCCGATGACGGGGATATGTCGGAGTTCTTCCGGCGCTTTTTCGGTATTCCGCTGCCGCAGGCGCCGAATAGCCCGAACAGTCCGAACACGCCGCGCGGCGGCGACAACGGCGGCCCCGACACGCCCGATGGCGGAGACAACGAACAAAGCGCCGGCGTGGGGTCGGGATTCATCTTGTCGGCCGACGGCTATGTCATGACGAATGCGCACGTCGTCGACGACGCCGACACGATCTACGTCACGCTCACCGACAAGCGCGAGTTCAAGGCGAAGTTGATCGGTGCCGACGATCGCACCGACGTTGCGGTGGTGAAGATCAACGCGGCCAGTCTGCCCACGGTGACGATCGGCGATTCGGACAAGGTGCGCGTGGGCGAATGGGTCGTGGCGATCGGCTCGCCTTTCGGGCTCGATAATACGGTGACGGCCGGCATCGTCAGCGCCAAGGGGCGCGACACGGGCGATTACCTGCCTTTCATCCAGACCGACGTGGCCGTCAACCCCGGCAACTCGGGCGGCCCGCTCATCGACATGCAGGGGCGGGTGATCGGCATCAATTCGCAGATCTACAGCCGCACGGGCGGCTTCATGGGTATTTCGTTCGCGATTCCGATCGACGAGGCGATGCGCGTGGCCGATCAGCTCAAGGCCACGGGCAAGGTCGTACGCGGCCGTATCGCGGTGGCTGTGGGGCAGGTGACGAAAGACGTGGCCGAATCGCTGGGTCTGCCGAAGGCGGGTGGGGCGCTCGTGAGCAGCGTCGAACCCGGCGGGCCCGCCGACAAGGCGGGTATTCAACCCGGCGACATCATCCTGAAATTCAACGGTATGTCGGTCGACACCGATACCGACCTGCCGCGGCTCGTGGGCGAAACGAAGCCCGGTACGAAATCGACTGTCACGATCTGGCGCAAGGGGCGAACGAGCGATCTGTCAGTAACGGTGGCGGAGACGCCTTCCGACAAGGCCGCCAAGGCCGCGGCCGAGCGTCAGGCGCCAACCCCGAAGGCACCGTCGCACAATGCGCTCGGCATTACGGTCGGGGACCTCTCGGCCGACCAGCAAAAGGCGCTGAAGCTGCGCCGCGGCGGCGTGGAGGTCCAGTCGGTCGAAGGGCCGGCGGCACGCGTCGGCTTGCAAAAGGGGGACATCATCTTGCGGGTCGGCGATGCCGACGTCACGAGCGCCAAGGAATTCAATCAGGCCGTGGCGCACCTCGATCCGCAAAAGACGGTGGCCGTGCTCGTGCGCCGGGGCGATAATACGCAATTCGTGCCCATTCGCCCGCGGGCCGCGCCGCAGAAATGACGGCGCCCACGGCAATGGCGGGGCAAAGCCCGCAGCAGGCCTTGCAGCCAAACGCTCGGTTGATCGTCTATGGGCGCCAATGGTGCCACCTCTGCGAGGAGATGCTCGCGGCGCTCGCGCCTGTTGCGGCGGAGTTCGGCGCGCGGATAGAAGTAATCGACGTCGATACCGACCCGGTACTCGAGGCGCGTTACGACGAACTCGTGCCGGTGCTCATGCTCGATGGCATCGAGCTGAGCCGCTACCGGCTCGATGAGCCGCGTGTGCGAGCGGCGCTCGACGCCCGTCGCGCGGGCGGCACGGCAAAATCCGCCTGACGAGGGCCATTTCGGCTAAAATAACCCGGTTTTTCACGTACTTACGAGGCGTGCTCCGCAGTTGTCCGAGCGCGCCTTTTTCGCTTCGGGACAGCCCCAATCGGCACTGAATGGATCATATTCGCAACTTTTCGATCATTGCGCACATCGACCACGGCAAGTCGACGCTCGCCGATCGCATTATTCAACTCTGCGGCGGCTTGTCCGATCGCGAAATGGAATCGCAGGTGCTCGATTCGATGGATCTCGAGCGCGAGCGCGGCATCACCATCAAGGCACAAACGGCCGCGCTCAGCTATCGCGCGCGTGACGGAAAGGTTTACAACCTCAACCTGATCGACACGCCGGGCCACGTCGACTTTTCTTACGAGGTGAGCCGCTCGCTTTCGGCCTGTGAAGGCGCGCTGCTCGTGGTGGATGCGAGCCAGGGCGTCGAGGCGCAGACCGTCGCGAACTGCTATACCGCGATCGAACTCGGCGTCGAGGTCGTGCCCGTACTCAACAAGATCGACCTGCCCGCCGCCAACCCCGAGAACGCCATCGCCGAGATCGAGGACGTCATCGGCATCGACGCCGCCGACGCCGTGCGCTGCAGTGCGAAGACGGGGCTCGGTGTCGAGGACGTGCTCGAGGCGCTGATCGCCAAGGTGCCGCCGCCGCAAGGCGACCCCAACGCACCGCTGCAGGCGCTCATCATCGATTCATGGTTCGACAACTACGTCGGCGTGGTCATGCTCGTGCGCATCGTCAACGGCACGTTGCGGCCCAAGGACAAGATCAAGCTGATGGCGACCGACGCGCAGTACCCGGTCGAGCATATCGGGGTCTTCACGCCGAAGTCGAAGAACCTCGAGTCGCTATCGGCAGGGCAGGTGGGCTTCATCATCGCCGGCATCAAGGAACTGACGGCCGCCAAGGTCGGCGATACGGTCACGCTTGCCGCGAAGCCTGCCGCCGAGCCGCTGCCCGGCTTCAAGGAAGTCAAGCCGCAGGTGTTCGCGGGGCTTTATCCGGTCGAGGCGAACCAGTACGATGCGCTGCGCGAGTCACTCGAAAAGCTCAAGCTCAACGACGCCTCGCTGCAGTACGAGCCCGAAGTGTCCCAGGCGCTCGGCTTCGGCTTTCGCTGCGGCTTTCTCGGCCTGCTGCACATGGAGATCGTGCAGGAGCGGCTCGAGCGCGAGTTCGACATGGACCTCATCACCACGGCGCCCACCGTTGTCTATGAGGTCATGCTCAACGACGGCTCCACGGTCATGGTCGAGAACCCGGCCAAGATGCCTGATCCGTCGAAGACGGCCGAGATCCGCGAGCCTATTGTCACCGTGAACCTGTATATGCCGCAGGATTACGTCGGGTCGGTCATCACGCTGTGCACGCAAAAGCGCGGCTCGCAGATCAACATGCAGTATCACGGCCGCCAGGTGCAGCTCACGTACGAAATCCCGATGGCGGAAATCGTGCTCGACTTCTTCGACCGGCTGAAGTCGGTGTCGCGCGGCTACGCCTCGATGGATTACGAGTTCAAGGAGTACCGGGCGTCGGACGTCGTCAAGGTCGACATGCTGATCAACGGCGACAAGGTCGACGCGCTGTCCGTCATCGTCCACCGCTCGCAGTCGCAATACCGTGGGCGCGAGGTTGCCGCCAAGATGCGTGAGATCATTCCCCGGCAGATGTACGACGTGGCGATCCAGGCCGCGATCGGTGCGCATATCATCGCGCGCGAGAACATCAAGGCGCTGCGCAAGAACGTGCTTGCAAAATGCTATGGCGGCGACATCACGCGCAAGAAGAAGCTGCTCGAAAAGCAAAAAGAAGGCAAGAAGCGAATGAAGCAGGTGGGGTCGGTGGAAATCCCGCAGGAGGCCTTTCTCGCGATCTTGCGCGTCGAAGACAAATAACAAAGGGTTCCGCATAAATGAATTTCGCGTTGATTCTGTTTGTGCTCGTCATCTTGACGGGCCTCGCGTGGGTTGCCGACAAACTGGTGTTTCTGCCCCGCCGGCGTCGCGCGGCGGATGAGGCGGCCGCGGAGTTCGACCGCCAGCAAGCGCGCATCGATGCGCGCTTCGCCGACGAAAACGCGGCGCAAACGCGTGCACGCCTGCGCGAGGAAAAGCTGCGCCAGCCGTGGTGGCTCGAGTACACGGCCAGTTTCTTCCCCGTGATTCTGGTCGTTTTCCTCGTGCGCTCGTTCGTCGTCGAGCCGTTCAAGATTCCGTCGGGCTCAATGGTGCCGACGCTGCTCGTCGGCGATTTCATCCTCGTCAACAAGTTCGATTACGGCCTGCGGCTGCCGATCGTGAATACGAAGATCACGGCTGGCCGGCCGCTTCAGCGTGGCGACGTCGTGGTGTTCCGCTACCCGAAAGACGAGTCGGTCGACTACATCAAGCGCGTGGTCGGTTTACCGGGTGACGTCGTGGCTTACGAAGACAAGAAGCTCACGATCAACGGCAAGCCCGTGACCGAGACGCCACTGCCCGACTACTTCGACGAGGAGCGTGTGGGCT encodes the following:
- the fabG gene encoding 3-oxoacyl-ACP reductase FabG, which encodes MEKALDKQTALVTGASRGIGRAIALELARQGATVIGTATSESGARGIDEAFGAAGLSGRGAVLDVRDGAAVEALVESVVKEFGALNILVNNAGITQDQLAMRMKDDEWDAVIDTNLKAVFRLSRAVLRPMMKARGGRIINITSVVGSAGNPGQVNYAAAKAGVAGMTRALAREIGSRGITVNCVAPGFIDTDMTKVLPEEQQTALKTQIPLGRLGSPEDIAHAVAFLASPFAGYVTGTTLHVNGGMFMS
- the acpP gene encoding acyl carrier protein; protein product: MDNIEQRVKKIVAEQLGVAEAEIKNEASFVNDLGADSLDTVELVMALEDEFGMEIPDEEAEKITTVQQAIDYARANVKA
- the fabF gene encoding beta-ketoacyl-ACP synthase II, encoding MSRRRVVVTGLGLVSPVGNNVADGWANLVAGKSGIANITKFDATNYSTRFAGEVKGFNVEEYMPAKEARHMDTFIHYGMAAGIQAMQDSGLEVTEANAERIGVLVGSGIGGLPMIEITQTELLNRGPRRISPFFVPASIINMISGHLSMRFGLKGPNLAIVTACTTGLHCIGDASRLIEYGDADVMVAGGAEATVSPLGIGGFAAARALSQRNDDPATASRPWDKDRDGFVLGEGAGVMVLEEYEHAKARGAKIYAEIAGYGMSADAYHMTAPLEDGDGARRCMQAALRNARVNADEVNYVNAHGTSTPLGDLAETIGIKRALGDQAKRTVVNSTKSMTGHLLGGSGGLEAVFTVLAVHNQVSPPTINIFNQDPECDLDYCANTARELKIDVALKNSFGFGGTNGTLVFKRV
- the rpoE gene encoding RNA polymerase sigma factor RpoE produces the protein MSEKEIDQVLVERVQKGDKAAFELLVAKYHRKIIRLISRLVRDPAEVEDVAQDAFIKAYRALPQFRGESAFYTWLYRIAVNTAKNYLATQSRRAPTSTEADAEEAETFSDADQLRDINTPESVLMSKQIAQTVNAAMAVLPEELRVAITLREIEGLSYEEIAEMMGCPIGTVRSRIFRAREAIAAKLRPLLDTPEGRRW
- a CDS encoding sigma-E factor negative regulatory protein, whose product is MGSVSKQSQACSRDERLSALVDGEWFGESEPAGDLLAGLSGADRAAWSSYHLIGDALRSDDLAVHPAKSDAFLRGFAARLEAEPHVLAPAASKGSHRGFTLSTIKRRVVPGLAVAAAAATLSWIVLPQLQRADAPQAPLQTASVAMRPVASSAADTNIIRDARLDDYLEAHQQFAQQPVLSGSEPFIRAAALSSQGR
- a CDS encoding MucB/RseB C-terminal domain-containing protein, giving the protein MPTSRFGRLAAFGRLPALLCAAILLLPCAEAARAASQPAAASSDRGAASWLGRIAHAARQENYEGVFVYQRGTFVQSSRIAHYATRGEGEFESLESLDGKPRKLLRHDDDVYTFLPERHLCIVERRQNKDAFPALLSDGDQQVLTVYDPKLLGTDRVAGIDAQVIELAPKDAYRFTYKLWADAKTGLLLREQTLDASGQVLEQVSFTQLRVGVPAEKARIAAGIRNTSGWTLVRPPAEPVDMEAHGWTIAPDVPGFRKIREVRRPMAARDAGAPAIPVDQAVFSDGLTTVSVFIEPAEKNSRKEGAGESGATHVLVTRHGDYWITLLGEVPQGTLQVFASAIKYKAPK
- a CDS encoding DegQ family serine endoprotease, with amino-acid sequence MTISSVRKLFAAAAVLACLPLMPHTAMAVPAASLPDFTDLVDKVGPAVVNIRTTTRVSSLPTQRAMPPGADDGDMSEFFRRFFGIPLPQAPNSPNSPNTPRGGDNGGPDTPDGGDNEQSAGVGSGFILSADGYVMTNAHVVDDADTIYVTLTDKREFKAKLIGADDRTDVAVVKINAASLPTVTIGDSDKVRVGEWVVAIGSPFGLDNTVTAGIVSAKGRDTGDYLPFIQTDVAVNPGNSGGPLIDMQGRVIGINSQIYSRTGGFMGISFAIPIDEAMRVADQLKATGKVVRGRIAVAVGQVTKDVAESLGLPKAGGALVSSVEPGGPADKAGIQPGDIILKFNGMSVDTDTDLPRLVGETKPGTKSTVTIWRKGRTSDLSVTVAETPSDKAAKAAAERQAPTPKAPSHNALGITVGDLSADQQKALKLRRGGVEVQSVEGPAARVGLQKGDIILRVGDADVTSAKEFNQAVAHLDPQKTVAVLVRRGDNTQFVPIRPRAAPQK
- a CDS encoding glutaredoxin family protein; translated protein: MTAPTAMAGQSPQQALQPNARLIVYGRQWCHLCEEMLAALAPVAAEFGARIEVIDVDTDPVLEARYDELVPVLMLDGIELSRYRLDEPRVRAALDARRAGGTAKSA
- the lepA gene encoding translation elongation factor 4; translated protein: MDHIRNFSIIAHIDHGKSTLADRIIQLCGGLSDREMESQVLDSMDLERERGITIKAQTAALSYRARDGKVYNLNLIDTPGHVDFSYEVSRSLSACEGALLVVDASQGVEAQTVANCYTAIELGVEVVPVLNKIDLPAANPENAIAEIEDVIGIDAADAVRCSAKTGLGVEDVLEALIAKVPPPQGDPNAPLQALIIDSWFDNYVGVVMLVRIVNGTLRPKDKIKLMATDAQYPVEHIGVFTPKSKNLESLSAGQVGFIIAGIKELTAAKVGDTVTLAAKPAAEPLPGFKEVKPQVFAGLYPVEANQYDALRESLEKLKLNDASLQYEPEVSQALGFGFRCGFLGLLHMEIVQERLEREFDMDLITTAPTVVYEVMLNDGSTVMVENPAKMPDPSKTAEIREPIVTVNLYMPQDYVGSVITLCTQKRGSQINMQYHGRQVQLTYEIPMAEIVLDFFDRLKSVSRGYASMDYEFKEYRASDVVKVDMLINGDKVDALSVIVHRSQSQYRGREVAAKMREIIPRQMYDVAIQAAIGAHIIARENIKALRKNVLAKCYGGDITRKKKLLEKQKEGKKRMKQVGSVEIPQEAFLAILRVEDK
- the lepB gene encoding signal peptidase I, producing the protein MNFALILFVLVILTGLAWVADKLVFLPRRRRAADEAAAEFDRQQARIDARFADENAAQTRARLREEKLRQPWWLEYTASFFPVILVVFLVRSFVVEPFKIPSGSMVPTLLVGDFILVNKFDYGLRLPIVNTKITAGRPLQRGDVVVFRYPKDESVDYIKRVVGLPGDVVAYEDKKLTINGKPVTETPLPDYFDEERVGYAKQFEEAFGDRKNAILNNPAVPPFVIGAEDYPYRDNCSYNSRGVVCKVPPGHYFMMGDNRDNSADSRYWGFVPDANIVGRAFFIWMNFSNLKRIGFFQ